A genomic segment from Candidatus Pacearchaeota archaeon encodes:
- a CDS encoding RsmB/NOP family class I SAM-dependent RNA methyltransferase, with translation MYFPKPLFKERMKKLLYNEEDYKNYFSILKSPPKNIIRCNTIRISPEELKNKLEKKGWIVIQPYKKYPYIMIIENKLKPGELGKSEEHLDGLYYIQELSSMMASIALSPKENDIVLDLCSAPGSKTTHLSMIMNNKGTIIANDNDKKRIIILKENLQRCFCTNVIVTRNDAIQLCNKLKNKNIEINKILLDAPCSGEGTLRTDNKTFLLWNIKMIKKFSSLQKKMIASALSLLKSNCELIYSTCTHAPEENEEVIDFALKNFDVDLIRIDLPIKTREGITEWYTKKYDKRVKLCNRIYPHDNNTEGFFIAKLKKK, from the coding sequence ATGTATTTTCCAAAACCTCTGTTTAAAGAAAGAATGAAAAAATTATTATACAATGAAGAAGATTATAAAAACTATTTTTCTATACTAAAATCTCCACCAAAAAATATAATAAGATGTAATACAATAAGAATATCTCCAGAAGAATTAAAAAATAAATTAGAAAAAAAAGGATGGATTGTAATTCAACCTTATAAGAAATATCCTTATATTATGATTATTGAAAATAAATTAAAACCTGGAGAATTGGGTAAAAGTGAAGAACATTTAGATGGCTTATATTATATTCAAGAACTAAGCAGCATGATGGCTTCTATTGCTTTATCTCCAAAAGAAAATGATATTGTTTTAGATTTATGTTCTGCTCCTGGAAGCAAAACAACTCATTTAAGTATGATAATGAATAATAAAGGAACTATAATAGCAAATGATAATGATAAAAAAAGAATAATTATATTAAAAGAAAATTTACAAAGGTGTTTTTGTACAAATGTTATTGTAACAAGAAATGATGCTATTCAATTATGTAATAAATTAAAAAATAAAAACATAGAAATAAATAAGATTCTTTTGGATGCTCCTTGTTCCGGAGAGGGAACTTTAAGAACAGATAACAAAACATTTTTATTATGGAATATAAAAATGATAAAAAAATTTTCTTCTTTACAAAAAAAAATGATAGCTTCCGCTTTATCATTATTAAAATCGAATTGCGAATTGATTTATTCTACATGCACTCATGCTCCAGAAGAAAACGAAGAAGTTATAGATTTTGCTTTAAAAAATTTTGATGTTGATTTGATAAGAATAGATTTGCCAATAAAAACTAGAGAAGGAATTACAGAATGGTATACAAAAAAATATGATAAAAGAGTTAAATTATGTAATAGAATATATCCTCATGACAATAATACAGAAGGATTTTTTATTGCCAAACTGAAGAAAAAATGA
- a CDS encoding rubrerythrin family protein codes for MKLKGSETEKNLLKAFAGESQARNRYTYFASVAKKEGYEQISAIFLETADNEKEHAKVFFKYLNEINNKVEITASYPAGKIGTTEENLFAAAEGEKEEYFDLYPKFEKTARKEGFKEIANSFREIAEVEKQHEKRYRKLLENVKKKEVFKKEKIMKWKCRNCGYIYEGKEAPKECPACKHPQSYYELFCENY; via the coding sequence ATGAAATTAAAAGGAAGCGAAACAGAAAAAAATCTTTTGAAGGCATTTGCTGGAGAAAGTCAGGCAAGAAATAGATATACTTATTTTGCTTCTGTTGCAAAAAAAGAAGGTTATGAACAAATTTCAGCAATTTTCTTAGAAACAGCAGATAATGAAAAAGAGCATGCAAAAGTTTTCTTTAAATATTTAAATGAAATAAATAATAAAGTTGAAATTACGGCAAGTTACCCTGCTGGAAAAATAGGAACAACAGAAGAAAATTTATTTGCTGCAGCAGAAGGAGAAAAAGAAGAATATTTTGATTTATATCCTAAATTTGAAAAAACAGCAAGAAAAGAAGGATTCAAAGAAATAGCAAATTCTTTTAGAGAAATAGCAGAAGTAGAAAAACAACATGAAAAAAGATATAGAAAATTATTAGAAAATGTAAAGAAAAAAGAAGTTTTCAAAAAAGAAAAAATTATGAAATGGAAATGTAGAAATTGTGGCTATATTTATGAAGGAAAAGAAGCTCCTAAAGAATGTCCAGCTTGTAAACATCCTCAATCTTATTATGAATTATTTTGTGAAAATTATTAA
- a CDS encoding right-handed parallel beta-helix repeat-containing protein, translated as MKKKVIFRIFFLLALIISLSFILFLKNGQKEGYQTGKAIFSKDLIKRIKESSKNNSLIDYNKSYTINKSQEKFDRLNESKEKIENREGIIEYTRLIGFNDSNNINISKILFKRWNEYNEIMFLIERDEDYCSPKLCLEEGINVCGYLDDGCGGTINCGSCQSDYECNNNKCLPKNMTNIYSLRCEKEYEGYKIEYKSECSERPRCNITFLDKVHGGAERDKVIKKEKCEDNTTLNIIESIPSGAKRIEDCSYINSPGVYYLRKDIINATGYFNSRGNYTRGITSGCIYINGQNIILDCDNYMIEGEYSPTDEMYKVGLFIENSRNVKVKNCIISGWNNIGLKIKDSKDIVIENTKLINNLDAISIYTQNTYNLKLDNIDIKKSKNAIRTYQGENITLNNSRLIDNFNGVFSQLTKNLGIENSIIKNNYISNIIIMNQNELECKNSYLKNVFGDKNEPSFLYNNYRGKFQNKSFSDLIICGAKESSFENINISRSLVVTATKNSDFKKINSKDLTIFYSKDNIFSDMNINRFKNIIIIIENRSDITNRSSKYYYPPQIEEIYSGTPTAVNIQYYSKNNTIEKSFIYGSIFLHASEESIIKNNKIKGYYKGYPSSIYSTYFKDFVSEKGIYFILDLGNNLIEGNEIYGFIYNGIDFNTDIFSTKGGNIIKNNTIHSNIKNSALGLINVWTAGIKEISSNKVYSNVSSCINLPWRFWCSSKSHNMLVYNNLFNCNESIKVKDGSGTSYGMITGDGKNLEVCYTLLNINKISGKNIRGGNYLGGNYWAKPDGTGFSQKCPDNNRDGICDSEFNLWTYGGYSFGDKLPLK; from the coding sequence ATGAAAAAAAAGGTTATATTTAGGATATTTTTTTTATTAGCTTTAATAATTTCTCTTAGTTTTATACTATTTTTAAAGAATGGTCAGAAAGAAGGTTATCAAACAGGAAAAGCAATTTTTAGTAAAGATCTAATAAAAAGAATAAAAGAATCTTCAAAAAATAATTCTTTAATTGATTATAATAAAAGTTATACAATAAATAAGTCTCAAGAGAAATTTGATAGATTAAATGAATCTAAAGAGAAAATTGAAAATAGAGAAGGAATTATAGAATATACTAGATTAATTGGTTTTAACGATAGTAATAATATAAATATTTCTAAAATATTATTTAAAAGATGGAACGAATATAATGAGATTATGTTCTTAATTGAGAGGGATGAAGATTATTGTTCTCCTAAGTTATGCTTAGAAGAAGGAATTAATGTTTGCGGGTATTTAGATGATGGATGTGGAGGGACTATAAACTGTGGAAGTTGCCAATCAGATTACGAATGTAATAATAATAAATGCCTCCCAAAGAATATGACTAATATATATTCTTTAAGATGTGAAAAAGAATATGAAGGATACAAAATCGAGTATAAATCAGAATGCTCAGAAAGACCAAGATGTAATATAACTTTTTTAGATAAGGTACATGGTGGAGCTGAGAGGGACAAAGTTATAAAAAAAGAAAAATGCGAAGATAATACAACTTTAAACATTATTGAATCAATACCTTCTGGAGCAAAAAGAATAGAGGACTGTTCTTACATAAATAGTCCCGGGGTTTATTATCTAAGAAAAGATATAATTAATGCTACAGGATATTTTAATTCTCGTGGTAATTATACTAGAGGGATTACTTCTGGGTGTATATATATTAATGGACAAAATATAATTTTAGATTGTGATAATTATATGATTGAAGGAGAATACTCTCCCACTGATGAAATGTATAAAGTCGGACTTTTTATTGAAAATTCAAGGAATGTAAAGGTAAAGAATTGTATTATTTCTGGTTGGAATAATATAGGGTTGAAAATTAAAGATTCAAAAGATATTGTAATAGAAAATACAAAATTAATAAATAATTTAGATGCCATATCTATTTATACACAAAATACTTATAATCTAAAATTAGATAATATAGATATTAAAAAAAGCAAAAATGCAATAAGAACTTATCAAGGAGAAAATATAACTTTGAATAATTCTAGATTAATTGATAATTTTAATGGTGTTTTTTCTCAATTAACTAAGAATTTAGGAATAGAAAACTCTATAATAAAAAATAATTATATAAGTAATATTATTATAATGAATCAAAATGAGCTGGAATGTAAGAATAGTTATTTAAAAAACGTTTTTGGAGACAAAAACGAACCTTCTTTTTTATATAATAACTATAGAGGTAAATTTCAAAATAAATCATTTAGCGATCTTATTATATGTGGCGCAAAGGAATCTTCTTTTGAGAATATAAACATATCTAGAAGTTTAGTAGTAACTGCAACTAAAAATTCAGATTTTAAAAAAATTAATTCAAAGGATTTAACGATTTTTTATTCAAAAGATAATATTTTTAGCGATATGAATATTAACAGATTCAAAAATATTATAATAATAATAGAGAATAGGTCAGATATTACAAATAGAAGTTCAAAATATTACTATCCTCCACAAATAGAAGAAATTTATTCTGGAACACCTACCGCTGTAAATATTCAGTATTATTCTAAAAATAATACTATAGAAAAAAGCTTTATTTACGGTTCAATTTTTCTTCATGCTAGTGAAGAGAGTATAATAAAAAATAACAAAATAAAGGGATATTATAAAGGATATCCGTCTTCTATTTATTCTACTTACTTTAAAGATTTTGTCTCAGAAAAAGGAATATATTTTATTTTAGATTTAGGGAATAATTTAATAGAAGGAAATGAGATATATGGATTTATTTATAATGGAATAGATTTTAATACAGATATTTTTTCTACTAAAGGAGGGAATATAATAAAAAACAATACAATTCATAGTAATATTAAAAATTCTGCTCTTGGATTGATAAATGTATGGACTGCTGGGATTAAAGAAATTTCTTCAAATAAAGTTTATAGTAATGTATCTTCTTGTATAAATTTACCTTGGAGATTTTGGTGTTCTTCTAAAAGTCATAATATGTTGGTTTATAATAATTTATTCAATTGTAATGAATCAATTAAAGTTAAAGATGGAAGTGGGACTAGCTATGGTATGATTACTGGAGATGGGAAAAATTTAGAAGTTTGCTATACTCTTCTAAATATAAACAAAATTTCTGGAAAAAATATAAGAGGAGGAAATTATCTTGGAGGAAATTACTGGGCAAAACCAGATGGAACTGGATTCAGCCAAAAATGTCCTGATAATAATAGGGATGGAATCTGTGATAGCGAATTTAATTTATGGACTTATGGGGGATACTCTTTCGGAGATAAACTTCCATTAAAATAA